In one Dermacentor variabilis isolate Ectoservices chromosome 4, ASM5094787v1, whole genome shotgun sequence genomic region, the following are encoded:
- the LOC142577746 gene encoding uncharacterized protein LOC142577746, translating into MATAQNFYLQHGLAPPYMTPSMMPYAPAESSPKPSFFRKPFFSSGSSGGSRPPGKGFFRLRAPSFLSGLRGSASSPRPSFFSFGRPSQQQQQQHQPQPIFAHQIALPPLQAAAAHPTFQTLPMHGGPRFTFAPEAMLQHGPTHMAQATEFAESQIDSDRSPGSYPGLSSLFQPQTSESFGSSVGDQDSFQQHVNSVVQISPSPNNAYSYKTGGSSVYNGIMTAQLGVPVSLTNYGDGPVAIPVGATRGQQGDGSGTDSQSYTPSAEIYTQSQGSSAQKEQSSSADQQYSTFATAFQQAQPASAGYGQSSSSGTRYSSSPSSDPTLTFYAPQSSSAYSGSPQTYTLSSGGGYVGSSPSAFIGGLTSGYETSITNHGSGSNKYGPAYSLVGSGNYPTSSSGSYGSSQPSSYTSSSGAYSPSSYGSSSGRYTVPTRSYTSSQPSSGYSSAYSSGSPSKYSTTGSAYSSGYGSSSSSSLPSSSVAYDNSQSNYGSYGQRYPSSSYSTSSQSSYSPKRPATNYASTSTSYKNSQAAAAVAQALKAYAAGNAKYGSTKTSSPSADSSYSTSYGSSSGSTSYGDKSAAAPYFRAKTSSSAYNKYGDASLGYTDSGSDSGSSGTKTSSKSSYDQRTVGQTLRVSGDSASSSDAYTTSTRTTSSTPSKSSTV; encoded by the coding sequence ATGGCAACCGCCCAGAACTTCTACCTGCAACATGGTCTGGCGCCGCCATACATGACACCTTCGATGATGCCCTACGCGCCGGCCGAATCCAGTCCCAAGCCATCCTTCTTCCGgaagcctttcttttcttctgggAGCAGCGGCGGAAGTCGTCCGCCCGGCAAGGGCTTCTTCAGGCTACGGGCCCCGTCCTTCCTGTCGGGACTCCGGGGCTCGGCCAGCTCACCGAGGCCGAGCTTCTTCTCCTTCGGAAGGCCgtcgcagcagcaacagcagcagcaccagccgcAGCCCATATTCGCGCACCAGATCGCGCTCCCGCCGCTCCAGGCAGCCGCGGCGCACCCAACCTTCCAGACGCTCCCGATGCACGGAGGGCCGCGATTCACCTTCGCTCCCGAAGCCATGTTACAACACGGACCGACGCACATGGCACAAGCGACCGAATTCGCCGAGAGCCAGATCGACTCGGACCGATCACCCGGTAGCTACCCGGGGCTGTCATCGCTCTTCCAGCCGCAGACCAGCGAGTCGTTCGGCTCCTCGGTTGGCGACCAGGACAGCTTCCAGCAGCACGTGAACTCGGTCGTGCAGATTTCGCCGTCGCCAAACAACGCTTACAGCTACAAGACAGGAGGCTCGAGCGTCTACAACGGAATCATGACGGCGCAGCTGGGAGTGCCCGTGAGCTTGACCAACTACGGCGACGGCCCCGTGGCCATTCCGGTCGGGGCGACTAGAGGCCAGCAAGGAGATGGATCTGGAACGGACTCGCAGAGCTACACGCCTTCCGCCGAGATCTACACGCAATCGCAGGGATCTAGCGCGCAGAAGGAGCAGTCGTCGTCGGCAGACCAGCAGTACAGCACGTTCGCTACCGCCTTCCAACAAGCCCAGCCGGCCTCGGCAGGGTACGGCCAGAGCAGCTCCTCGGGAACTCGCTACTCGTCGTCGCCTTCGTCTGATCCCACTTTAACTTTCTACGCACCTCAATCTAGCTCTGCCTACAGTGGTTCCCCTCAGACGTATACGCTTTCATCTGGGGGTGGATACGTCGGCTCTTCTCCGTCGGCATTTATCGGTGGACTCACGAGTGGCTATGAAACGAGCATCACAAATCACGGATCAGGCTCGAACAAATACGGGCCAGCCTACAGCCTCGTAGGGAGCGGCAACTATCCTACATCCTCTTCAGGAAGCTACGGTAGTTCACAGCCATCGTCATACACTTCCTCTAGCGGCGCCTACAGTCCGTCAAGTTACGGCAGTTCGTCGGGCCGCTACACAGTGCCAACCAGGTCGTACACTTCGAGCCAGCCGTCGTCCGGGTACTCATCGGCCTACTCTAGCGGATCACCCTCCAAGTACAGCACAACGGGAAGTGCCTATTCAAGCGGCTACGGCAGCAGCTCCTCGTCCTCTCTCCCGAGCTCATCCGTTGCGTACGACAACTCTCAATCGAACTACGGCTCCTACGGACAGCGCTATCCTTCGTCCTCTTATAGCACCTCTTCGCAGTCGTCTTACTCGCCGAAACGACCAGCCACGAACTATGCCAGCACATCCACGTCCTACAAAAACTCGCAGGCTGCCGCGGCTGTAGCACAGGCTCTGAAGGCGTACGCAGCCGGGAATGCCAAGTACGGGTCTACAAAGACCTCGTCTCCGAGCGCGGACAGCTCCTACTCGACGTCTTACGGCTCTTCGTCGGGCTCGACGAGCTACGGTGACAAGAGTGCCGCAGCTCCGTACTTTAGGGCCAAGACGTCGTCCTCAGCGTACAACAAGTACGGCGACGCTTCCTTAGGCTACACAGACAGCGGCAGTGACAGTGGAAGCAGCGGCACTAAGACGTCGTCCAAGTCGTCGTACGATCAGAGGACCGTGGGCCAGACGCTTCGGGTCAGCGGAGACAGCGCAAGCAGCAGCGACGCGTACACTACGTCAACAAGAACCACGAGCAGCACACCCAGTAAATCGAGTACAGTCTAG